The following proteins come from a genomic window of Daphnia carinata strain CSIRO-1 chromosome 8, CSIRO_AGI_Dcar_HiC_V3, whole genome shotgun sequence:
- the LOC130703668 gene encoding gem-associated protein 2-like — protein sequence MDEFLHKALHVEETDEDIDFESAPSTGQEYLRRVIVESRKCDAVVVADMTGKKLKAQTVLYTTDSGCPAAPPGFLPSDEWQKLQVSQFSSLRNQMTQYLAKQKQQGIKIKPSIALPDGDKEKEWSILCFGNPDDKECSGTPPMLPIILSLNQFMVETLLEYNVSWLEETSFSQQRGQWLYALLAKLEKPLKPEMCSLIRTLARLCSTFRANLTSAEDPLLPQLNLFICLVGRYFDQTDLADPIK from the exons ATGGATGAGTTTCTCCATAAAGCACTCCATGTCGAGGAAACTGATGAGGATATTGATTTTGAGTCAGCACCCAGTACGGGTCAAGAATACTTGAGACGTGTTAT AGTTGAATCGCGGAAATGTGATGCTGTCGTCGTTGCCGATATGACAGGCAAAAAGCTCAAAGCGCAAACCGTCTTGTACACTACT GACTCTGGCTGTCCAGCTGCACCACCTGGTTTCCTTCCTTCAGATGAATGGCAAAAGTTACAAGTTTCCCAGTTTTCTTCTCTAAGAAACCAAATGACCCAATATTTAGCTAAACAGAAACAACAAGGAATCAAAATTAAACCATCCATAGCCTTA CCTGACGgagacaaagaaaaggaatggtCGATATTGTGCTTTGGAAATCCAGACGATAAAGAATGTTCAGGAACACCACCTATGCTTCCCATAATTTTGTCATTGAATCAG TTTATGGTTGAAACTCTGCTCGAGTACAATGTCAGCTGGCTGGAGGAAACAAGTTTTTCGCAACAGAGGGGTCAGTGGCTCTATGCTTTGCTGGCAAAGTTGGAGAAACCTTTGAAGCCCGAAATGTGTAGTCTCATCAGAACGCTGGCGCGCTTGTGTAGCACATTTCGGGCCAATTTAACATCTGCCGAGGATCCACTTTTACCCCAACTGAATCTTTTCATATGCCTAGTCGGTCGTTATTTTGATCAAACCGATTTAGCTGACCCGATTAAATAA
- the LOC130703660 gene encoding endoplasmic reticulum protein SC65-like: MLFKVCFLSLLVYFCSATKADPANTYDILYSQAVEAYLNEQWDECVSRMNEAIEDYHFYRDAVVGCRMECIKASFEKPLVSPHLEDMKLWEKMIKKTLCLLKCKKQILKNRAELVDRQIEADFETLKPYDYLQLCYFKTNDNNKAASCAYTFLTMNTNHSVMKENLRFFINELKVDPNYIINLEAKPYVDMYLRGSEAYKKKDYDRTTNYMELSLVEYLQAEEECRAHCEGPFDQGWFPDFISSISNHYTFTLRCKRRCAKKLQNLNGEIHDDLLPSHYHYLQFAYFKLGNIEKACQAAASYLLFFPNDETMIDNKNFYMTLGNVNESMFVARAEALHYHERELGEKALLQFIEDSFQFDEGEILEPTGPDFASFDTDLATVPTDSITQNEIPGST, encoded by the exons ATGTTATTTAAAGTTTGTTTTCTGTCCTTGCTCGTTTACTTTTGTTCCGCTACAAAAGCGGATCCCGCCAATACGTATGATATTCTTTACAGCCAGGCGGTAGAAGCATATTTAAATGAGCAATGGGATGAGTGCGTTTCGCGCATGAACGAAGCCATCGAAGATTACCACTTTTACAGGGATGCTGTTGTGGGCTGCCGAATGGAATGCATAAAAGCTTCCTTTGAAAAACCTTTAGTTTCTCCACATCTAGAAGACATGAAACTCTGGGAAAAGATGATAAAAAAGACACTTTGCTTactgaaatgcaaaaaacaaatcttgaAAAATCGAGCAGAACTTGTTGATCGTCAAATTGAAG CTGATTTTGAAACATTGAAACCTTATGATTATCTTCAACTTTGTTACTTTAAA ACAAATGATAACAACAAAGCAGCTTCGTGTGCCTATACTTTCTTAACCATGAACACTAATCATTCGGTGATGAAAGAAAACCTTCGATTTTTCATTAATGAACTGAAGGTGGATCCTAACTACATCATCAACCTTGAAGCCAAACCATATGTCGACATGTACCTTAGGGGCAGTGAAGCCTACAAGAAGAAGGACTATGACAGAACCACAAACTACATGGAGCTTTCACTAGTAGAATATTTACAAGCTGAGGAAGAATGTAGAGCCCATTGTGAGGGCCCCTTTGACCAGGGCTGGTTTCCAGATTTCATTTCTAGCATCTCAA ATCATTATACTTTCACGTTACGCTGCAAGCGAAGGTGTGCCAAAAAACTACAAAACTTGAATGGCGAGATACATGACGACCTCCTACCGAGTCATTATCATTACTTGCAGTTTGCATATTTTAAAC TGGGGAATATCGAAAAAGCTTGCCAGGCTGCGGCctcttatcttttatttttccctaaTGATGAGACCATGATTGATAACAAAAACTTTTACATGACGCTGGGCAACGTAAATGAGAGCATGTTCGTTGCGAGAGCCGAAGCACTTCATTATCACGAACGTGAATTAGGAGAGAAAGCGCTACTCCAATTTATAGAAGATAGCTTCCAGTTCGACGAGGGTGAGATCTTAGAGCCCACTGGTCCCGATTTTGCCTCATTTGATACGGATCTAGCAACCGTGCCCACGGACTCGATTACCCAAAACGAAATCCCCGGCAGCACGTAA
- the LOC130703654 gene encoding LOW QUALITY PROTEIN: neurogenic locus notch homolog protein 1-like (The sequence of the model RefSeq protein was modified relative to this genomic sequence to represent the inferred CDS: inserted 1 base in 1 codon): MVGMLALSLLIAQAAAMGGFSGNDPCSPYPCGPNTDCMVSPLGVAVCRCKSGFFPKPDTITGCGPQCDDDDDCSNTQNCARGRCVNICEDGICGTNAVCEPRNRRAICRCPSGYSGDPFTRCTAGHTDQRILTGSSSSHSSFNSNPFTGNRQTIITGSDSFGGSFSSAPVSSSSSFGTSFGSSGSSFSPAASSFTSSSSSFGDDPCANFNCGSNANCLLRSFRAVCACRAGYEGDPYTGCRRSECVENAECPTDKVCHNFRCINPCSTSCGVDAECTVRNHVTVCQCPRGFTGDPFVSCTPSSSSNIAGRQTGGDYCTPTPCGANSKCRVENNRAVCSCQDGFMGNPIEGCRRECETDSQCDANRACLGFRCTDPCGSCGTYADCNVRNHRAICSCPANFXGDPYSSCFPECTQHEDCRSNQACFNLKCVDPCTGACGIGAECRVESHKAICSCPKGHTGHPFTACRPFDKSDLCNPNPCGTDADCKPGTDRQGNDRPVCFCRAGYLGDPLVGCRKGQCIDHADCSGQQACYGYQCVDPCTSTSSSRSSVCGIGARCDARNHGAVCSCPIGQDGDPLVECRASFRG, from the exons ATGGTCGGGATGCTGGCCTTGTCTTTGCTGATTGCCCAGGCTGCCGCCATGGGAGGCTTTTCGG GTAATGATCCGTGCAGTCCTTACCCGTGTGGCCCCAATACGGATTGTATGGTGAGCCCGCTTGGTGTGGCTGTCTGTCGTTGCAAGTCGGGTTTCTTTCCCAAGCCGGACACCATCACCGGTTGCGGACCACAgtgcgatgatgatgacgattgTTCCAATACGCAAAACTGCGCCAGGGGACGATGTGTCAACATTTGCGAAGATGGCATTTGCGGAACTAACGCTGTTTGCGAGCCCCGCAACCGTCGTGCCATCTGTCGTTGTCCTTCAGGTTATTCTGGCGATCCCTTTACTCGCTGCACTGCAGGTCATACTG ATCAACGTATTTTGACCGGTTCCAGCAGCAGTCACAGCAGCTTCAACAGCAACCCATTTACTGGCAACCGACAGACGATCATCACTGGATCCGATAGCTTTGGTGGATCCTTTAGCAGCGCCCCTGTTTCGAGTTCTTCGTCCTTCGGCACTTCTTTCGGCTCTTCTGGTTCCTCATTTAGCCCAGCTGCATCTTCTTTCACTAGCAGCAGCTCAAGCTTTGGTGATGACCCTTGCGCAAACTTCAACTGCGGATCAAACGCTAACTGCCTACTTCGAAGCTTCCGGGCTGTTTGCGCTTGCCGTGCTGGTTATGAGGGTGACCCTTACACTGGATGTCGTCGCTCAGAGTGTGTCG aaaacgctgAATGCCCGACCGACAAGGTGTGCCACAACTTCCGTTGCATCAATCCTTGCTCGACGTCTTGCGGTGTTGACGCTGAATGTACCGTTCGCAATCACGTCACCGTCTGCCAATGCCCAAGGGGATTCACCGGCGATCCGTTCGTCTCCTGTACTCCGTCTTCCAGCTCCAACATTGCCGGCCGTCAAA CTGGTGGAGATTATTGTACCCCCACACCTTGCGGAGCCAACTCCAAGTGTCGCGTCGAGAACAACCGTGCTGTCTGCTCTTGCCAGGATGGATTTATGGGCAATCCCATTGAG GGCTGTCGTCGTGAATGCGAAACTGATTCCCAATGTGATGCCAACCGGGCTTGCCTAGGCTTCCGTTGCACAGATCCATGTGGAAGTTGCGGAACTTACGCCGACTGCAACGTTCGG AACCATCGCGCAATCTGCAGTTGCCCGGCCAACT TGGGTGATCCGTACAGCAGCTGCTTCCCCGAGTGCACGCAACACGAGGATTGCCGTAGCAACCAGGCTTGCTTCAATCTCAAGTGCGTCGACCCTTGCACAGGAGCTTGCGGCATTGGCGCCGAGTGTCGTGTCGAGAGCCACAAGGCCATTTGCTCTTGCCCCAAGGGCCACACTGGACATCCATTCACTGCTTGCCGACCATTCGACAAGA GTGATCTTTGCAACCCGAATCCTTGCGGAACCGACGCCGATTGTAAACCGGGCACGGATCGTCAAGGAAACGACAGACCCGTCTGCTTCTGCCGCGCTGGATATCTCGGCGATCCTCTCGTCGGATGCCGAAAGGGCCAGTGTATCGACCATGCG GATTGCTCCGGCCAACAAGCCTGTTACGGATACCAATGTGTCGACCCATGCACCAGTACCTCTTCGTCGAGGTCCTCCGTTTGCGGAATTGGGGCACGTTGTGACGCACGTAACCATGGGGCAGTTTGTTCTTGCCCCATTGGCCAGGATGGCGATCCCTTGGTTGAATGCCGCGCTTCTTTCAGGGGTTAA